GCTCGCCAGCCTGGACCACAATCCCGAGATCGAGCGCCGGCCCTTCCGCCCCGCCATGGAATACCGCCTGGGTATCGCGACGCTGGAAGGCCAGGAGCCGCATCCGCTGGTACCGGCGCTGACCGCGCACGTCATCGACGCGATCCGGGGCACCGCGGCGCCAGAGGTGTACCGCTTGCTGGAAACGGGCCTGCCATCGCAGTAGCCAGGCTGCTCGGCGCGAGGCGCCAATTGCCAGGTGCCAGGCGCCGCACATGCGCTAATCGAGCACGGTAGGGACGGGCGAGCGCTGCTCCATGAACAACTCGGCGATGACGCCGCGCAGCCAGCGCGTGCCATCGTCCTGATGGCTGCGTTCATGCCAGAACTGCTTCACCTCGAAGCTGGGCGGCGTTTCGAGCGGCAGCGGAAGAATCTTGATGCGCCGCTGCGGCGCCATGATGCGCGCCACCGTGCTGGGGATGACGGCCAGCAGGTCGCTGGTCTCGATGATATCGGGCACCACCGTGAAATGCGGCACGCGCAACGCGATGTGGCGCCGCAGCCCCTGTTTTTCCAGGTACTGCTCGATCAGCGTCGTGGTGGAAGATTGCGGCGAAACGCGGCTGTACCGCGAGCCCGCCGGTTCTATCATCACATGCGATTCCGCCGCGAATTGCTGGATGTCCAGGCGCTGGCCGATGCGCGGATGGCCGGCCCGCAACAGGCAGACATAGTGATCGCCGAACAGGCGCTGCTGATAGAAGCCCGCGGACAGCGCCGGCAGGAAACCGATGGCCAGGTCGGCCTCTTCGGCCTCCAGCGCGTCGCGATACCCTTCGCGCGGCCGTTGCAGCACGCGCAGGCTGATACCCGGCGCCACCTCGGTCAAATGCTTCATCAGGCGCGGCAGGAAGACCACCTCGCCAAGGTCGCTCAGCAGCACCTCGAAGGTGCGGCCTGATTGCGCGGGGTCGAAGGGGACGGCATTCTGCAGTCCCGCCTGCAGCACGGAGAGGCCGGCACGCACGCTGGGCGCGATGCGCAGCGCGAAGGGCGTGGGCTCCATGCCCGTCTTGACCCTGACGAACAGCGGGTCGCCGCACAGCTGCCTGAGCCGCACCAGCGCATGGCTCATCGAAGGCTGCGACAGCCCCACCCGCACGCCCGCGCGCGTCACGTTGCGCTCCTGCATCATTGCGTCGAATGCCACCAGCAGATTCAGATCGATGTTCTCGATATTCATCGTTGTGTCCGTAGCGCGACTCCATACGCGGTGGCGGCGCGACGCGTCAGGTATCGAAGCGGTTCACCCCCTGCCGGCCGGACAGCACGCCCGTGGAAATGATCATCCGCTGCATCTCGGACGACCCTTCGGTAATGGTCCGGCTGCGCGCGTCGCGGAACATGAGCTCCAGCGGCAGTTCACGCGACAGCCCCATGCCGCCGTGTATCTGGATCGCCCGGTCGACGACCCTGACCAGCATCTCGTCCGCGTAGAGCTTCACCGCGGAAGCTTCCAGATGATAGTTCAGTCCCTGTTCGGCTTTCCAGGCCGCATGGTAGACCATGGCACGCGCCGCATGCAGTTCCACCGTCGAATCCGCGATCGTCCATTGGATGGCCTGGCGCTGGGCGAGCGGCTGGCCGAAAGTCTGGCGCGAATTGGCGTAGGCGATGGCGAGGTCCAGCGCCCGCTGCGCCCGCCCGATCGCCTTGGGGCCATGGATCAGGCGGCCCATATCGAGGAACTCGCGCGCCAGCTCCCATCCTTTGCCCACGCCGCCGACGACCTGCGTCGCCGGCACCCGGACGTCATGGAGCAGCAGCTCCCACGGCCGATCCGGCGACATCAGCTCGAAACTCTGGCCCAGCCGCAGGCCGGGCGTACCGCGGTCTACCAGGAAGCACGACACGCCCGCGTCCTTGCCCTGCACGATCGTCCGGGCAAACAGCTGCACGAAGTCCGCCTTGTCCGCGCCCGTGATGAATATCTTGGCGCCGTTGATGACGAAGTCCCCGCCATCGGCCACCGCCGTGGTCTTCATGCCAGCCGGGTCCGAGCCCGCGCCGGCTTCCGTCAGGGCGAAACAGGTGCGCCGGGTCCCCTGCACCACCGGCATCAGGTACCGCGCCTTCTGCCGTTCATCGCAATGAAACAGCACCGGCCCGAGGTACGGCGTGAAAACCGTCGGGGCGCGGAACGAAGGCACGTTGCAGCGCGCCAATTCCTCGAAGACCACGCACATGCCGACGGCGCCGACACCGCCGCCACCCACCGTTTCCGGCAGGTCGAAGGCCCAGAAGCCGAGCTGCCTGGCCTTGTCCTGCAGCGCCTGCCTGACGTCGTCCGGGATGTCCGGCTCGTTCGCGTAGCGGGCTTCCAGCGGCAGCAGTTCCTCGGCCACGAAGCGGCGGGCGGAGTCGCGCAACAGGCGCAGCTCGGGGGACAATTCGAAATCCATGGGCGGCTCCGTCGCTCAGTCCAGCGTGACCTTCAGGCCGCGGATGATGTGTTCGTACGCCTGGCGGTCCTTAGCCAGGAAGCGCCCGAAGTCCTCCGGTCCCTGGCCCAGGGGCTCCAGGCCCACGCTGGTGATGAACTTCTCCTGGAACGCGGGCTGCGCCACCACTTGCCGCACGTCATCGGCGATCTTGCGGACCACGGCGGGCGGCGTGCCCGCCGGCGCGATCAGGCCGAACCACGACTGCGCCACCATCGCGGGAAAACCCAGTTCCGCGAATGTGGACGTGTCCGGGAACGCCGCGATGCGTTGCGGCGCGGCCACCGCCAGCAGACGCACCTTGTCGGCGCGCACCATGGGAATCGACGGCGGCACGCCCACCATCGCCATGTTGATCTGCCCGCCCACCAGGGCCGTCATGACGTCGGCCACACCCTTGTACGGCACATGCGTCAGTTCGATGCCGGCCTGCTCGGAAAGCGTGGCCGCATCCAGATGCGCCTTGCTGCCCTGCCCGTACGATCCATAGGTGACCTGGCCCGGCCGCGCCTTGGCGTGCGCGACCAGTTCCTGCACGCTGCTTGCGGGAAAGTCCTTGCTGACCAACAGGACCTCGCGTGTCTGCGCCACACTGGCCACCGGCGTGAAATCCTTGACCGGGTCGTAGGGAAGCTTGCGGTACAGGTACTGGTTGGCCGATACGGTGGGATCGTTGGCCATCAGCAGCGTGTAGCCGTCCGGCTGCGAGCGCGCCACGTACTCGGCGGCGATGATGGTGTTGGCGCCGGGGCGGTTCTCCACCACGACGGGCTGCGACCAGCGCGCGCCCAATTCCTGCGCCAGGCCGCGGGCCAGGACGTCGGCCAGCCCGCCCGCCGTGAAGGGCACCACGATGCGCACCATCTTCACGGGAAACGCCTGGTCCGGCGCCGCCTGTGCCGCGCCCAGCAACAGCGCGGCGGCGCCCGCCGCCAGCATCCTGGACATGTTCATGCGTATCTCCTCTTCTCGTTATGGATACGTCAGGCGACCTGGCGGCCGCCCTGCCAGTACGGCGCCCGCAAGGCCTTCTTGTCGATCTTGTTGGTGCTGGGCAGGCGCGGCAGCGCTTCCATGAACTCGATGCTGCGCGGCTTCTTGTAGCCGGCGATGAGGCCGCGGCAATGTTCGACCAGCGCCGCTTCGTCCGTCCGCGCGCCGGGCTGCAAGACCACGAGGGCCTTGACCGACTCGCCCCATTTGTCGTCGGGCACGCCGATCACCGCGGCTTCCCGGACCGCCGGGTGCAGCAGCAGGGCTTCCTCGACCTCGCGCGAGTAGATGTTCTCGCCGCCGGAGATGATCATGTCCTTCTTGCGATCGACGATGAACAGATAGCCCTCCGCATCGAAATGGCCCAGGTCGCCGGTCTTCATCCAGCCGTCCGCCAGCGCCGCGGCCGTTTCCAGCGGCTTGCGCCAATATCCCTGCATGAGCGCGGCGGACCGCATCTGGATCTCGCCCACCTGGCCGTCCGGCAGCACGGCGCCGTCCTCGCCGACGATGCGGATGTCCACGCCCAGGATGGGTTGGCCGGCCGAAGCCATGCGCGCCGACTGCTCCGGCGTGCCGTCCGGCAGATGCTGGTGCTTCAACAGCACCGTTCCCGGCCCGTGCTCGGTCATGCCATACGCCTGCATGAAAATCGGGCCGAAGGTCGCGCGCGCCCGCCGCGACAGCGCCACCGACATGGGCGCGGAGGCATAGCACACCATCTTCAGGCTCGATACGTCGCAAGGCGTGGCGGCCTGCACGTCGACCATGGCCTGGATCATGATGGGCGCGAAGTGCGCCGCGGTGACGCGCTGCGCCTCGATGCTGGACAGGATCTCGCCGGGATCGAACCTGGCATGCAGCACGATGGTCGCGCCGCAGATCAGATAGCTCAGGAGTTCGGTGGTACCGCCGATGTGATACATCGGCATCACGACCAGCATGCGGTCGTCCTGCCCGGCCGAGTGGGTAAGCGCGAGCATGCGCGCCTGTTCGACCTGCGCGGCATTACCCAGCATGACGCCCTTGGGCACGCCCGTGGTGCCGCTGGTGTAAATGAGAAACAGCGTGTCCTCGTCGCGGGCACGCAGGCCGGGGACCTCGGTGCCGGCGCGCGCCAGCGCCTGCTCATAGCCGTCGCCCCCCACATCGCTGTCCAGGCACAGCACCTGCACATCCGCCGGCAGGTCCCCGCGCAACGCCGCCACGCGCTCGGCATACGCGGACTCGTAGACCAGCAGGCTGGGTTCGCAATCGCGCAAGATGGCGGCCTGGTCGGCCTGCGCAAGCCGGTAGTTCAGGCCCACGGCGATGAAGCCGCACGTGCCCGCCGCGGCATACAGCTCCAGATACTGCGGACAGTTCTGCGCCAGGATGACGATCCTGCTGCCGCGCCGCAGTCCCATGCCGATCAGGGCATTGCACAGCCGCCGGACTCGTTTGGCGAATTCACCGTGGCTGATGCTGCGCCCTTCGAAAACGAAGGCAGGGTGGTCGCGGTGGCAGCGCGCGTTGCGGTCGATGACGTCGCCGAGAATCATGCTGTGTGTTCCTCCGGATCGAGCAGCAGCAGGGTGCTGGCATATCCCTCCTGGATGACGCGCGATTGGGCGTCCACCAGCGCGAAATGCCGTTCGACGACGGCGCGCCTGCCGCCCGAGGCGATCCGCTTGGCATGGATGGACGTGCACACGTGCACGGTGTCGCCCGGCACCAGGGGACGCCGGTACTGCCATTCCTTCAGGCCCAGCGCGCCGATCACGGGCTCGGCGAACTCGGGCAGCCGGGTCGACATGCCCATCGCCAGCAGGATCCCGTAAGGCCCATGGAACATGGGCCCCGGTATACCGCGTTCGCGGCAATAGGCCTGATCCGCGTGGATCGGATGCCAGTCGCCGCTGAGCATGCACGACAAGGACAGGTCGGCTTGCGTCAACGTCCGCCCCGTGCTGCGATAGCTCGCGCCGACGACCAGGTCGTGATACGAAACGGGGTTCATGTGGCCACCTCGAAGCCGGCCATCGCCGCCCAGTCGATGCATTCACAGACGGAAGCCCACTCCGGCATGGCGACCGTACCGTCGACGATGCGCGGCGTGTCCGCGACGAACTGCTCCCGCATCGCCAGGAACCAGGTCAGTTCGGCTGGCAGCAAGGGCCGCGGCATGGTCGAGGCGAACTGCAGCCCGGCCCAGGTGCCTAGCGCGCTCTCGCCCATCAGGCCAGCCACAGCGGTCGCGCCCGCCGCCTGGGCAAGATGCTGCATCTGCCACGCCTGGGTCAGGCCGAAGCGGCCCGGCTTGATACTCAAGGCCCGCGCTCCGCGTTCCAGGAACAGGCGTGCATCGCGCGCGTCCGTCATGCCGAAATCGACCAGCAGGGGCGTATCCAGCGCCTGCTGCAACAGCGAGAATTCGCGGTCCGGCGCGAAGGCGCAGGGATCCTCGACCGCCACCGCGCCGGCCTCGATCATGGCCCGCGCATAGGTGTCCGCCTGTTCCGTCGGATAGGCGCCGTTGGCGTCCACATACATCGCGACGCCATCGCCCACCGCATGCCGCACCGCGGCCATGCAAGCCAGGTCCACGTCGAGCCCCTGTCCGCCCTTGATCTTGAGCGTGCGAAATCCATGGCGCGCCACCATGTCGCCCGCCTCGCGCGCCATGGCGTCGGGCGGCTGGCGCGTCACGGCCCACGACACGGGCACCTTCGGCTGCCCATTCCGCTGCCGCCATAGCGGTACGCCCGAACGTGCGGCAAGCCAGTCCCAGCACGCGTTGTCGATCAGCGCCTTGGCCGGTGCGTTGCCCGGGATGGTATCGAGCGCCGCGCGCGTCCGGCGCGGATCGGCCAGCCCCTGCCCGCGCACCAGCGGCTCGAAGATCTCGGCCAGCACGCTGCACAGGCTGGCCGCCGTGGCGCCGACCCAGGTCGGCTTGACGGCTACTTCGGCAGCGCCCGCGCAGCCGGATTCGGTCTCGATGCGCAATACCACGAAGGTGGCGCCGGTCTCCGTCATGTCGCTCCACTGCACCGCACGGGCATACGCCAGCTGCCGCACATACACGGTCCAGCGTGTGATCGGTTCGGCGTCGGGCATCGGGACAGCCATTACTCGGTCTCCGGGAGGGTATCGATCAGCGCCTTCCATTTGGGCGACTCCACCGCGACGAAGGCCTCCAGCTGGGCCGCGTCCAGATAGTGCGGCTCCGTGCCCAACTGGGTCAGCCTGGCCTGCATGTCGGGCTCCCGCACGATGCGCGCGACCTCGGCGCCGAGCCGCGCCACCACCTCCGGCGGGGTACCTCTGGGCGCAAACAGGCCATACCAGGCCAGCGCTTCGAACTCGGGATAGCCTTCCTCCGCCACCGTGGGCACCGAGAGCGCCAGCGAGGTTCGTTCGCGCGAGGTCACCGCCAGCGCGCGCAGCTTGCCAGCCTGCACCTGCGGCAGCACCCCCGGCAGCGTGAAAAACGTCATCGAGACATTGCCCGCCAACACCGCCGTGACCGCTTCGGGCCCGGTGTTATAGGGCACGTGCTTGATACGGATATGCGCCATGTTTTGCAGCATGGCCCCCGCCAGGTGGCCGGACGTGCCGCGCCCCGCGGACGAATACGTCAGTTCGCCGGGCCGCTGCCTGGCCAGGGCCACGAGTTCGGCCACTGACTTGACGGGCAGGTCGGCGTTCACCACCAGCATGTTCGGCGCCACCGCCACCATGGCGACCGGCGGCACGTCGCGCATGGGGTCGTAGTTCAGGTTCTTGTAAAGGTGCGGCCCGACCGAGTGCGTGGGGCTGCCGCTGACCAGGAACACATAGCCGTCGGGCTTCGCGCGAGCAACCTGCGACGCGCCCAGGTGGCCGCCCGCGCCGGGCTTGTTCTCCACGATGAATGGCTGGCCCAGCGCGGCGCCCAGCTTCTCCGCCAGCGCGCGGGCCAATATGTCGGCGGTCCCACCTGCCCCGGACGACACCACCAGCCGCACCGGCTTATCCGGCCACGCGGCGTGCGCCGTCACACCGGCCAGGCCCATCGACAGCACGGTCACGGCCCGCGCGATTCGCATCCGTATGTTCGTGCGATCTCCTCTCATGCGGGCTCCTCTCATGTGGGGTCCTCTCATATGGGCTCCTCTCATGTCGCCTCCTCCGTCCGCATCTCAGACCACGCCGGATTGGCGCAGCGCGTGCAGCTCGTGTTCCGACAACCCGGCCTCGAGCAGGACCTGGTCGCTGTGTTCGCCCAGGTCGGGCGGCGGCAGGAAATCGCTGCGGTTCTCGCCGTCGTAGCGGATAGGCCTGTGCGCGGCATGCAAGACGCCGTGGCGCGGATGAACCTGTTCGTAGAACACGCCCTGGTGCCGCACTTGCGGATCGTCCCGCAGTTCGTCCAGGCGGCGCTCCGGCGTGAAGGGCACGTCGTGCTGCTCCAGGCGCGGCGTCCAGTAATCGCGGTCCTGCCGCGCGAAAACCTCGGCCAGCGTTCGCGCCAGCTCGGGATAGCGTTCGACGCGGTCCAGGCGCGACGGATACTCGGCCAGCAGGTCCGGGCGATCGATGGCCGCCGCCAGCCCGCGCCAGAACTTCTCCAGCGACGACAGATGCAGGCCGATGCGTCGCTGGTCGCGGCAGGTCAGGATGTACGACTGCGACATCGCCGCCCGCCCGTACAGAGTGGGTGCCTGTCCGGTCGCCAGCATTGCGCCCAGCGGCTCGCACGCCAGCGCGATCATGGCTTCCAGCATGCTGACCTCGACCACGCGCCCCTGTCCGGTGCGCGCGCGCTCGACCAGAGCGCCCAGGATGCCGAGCGCGGCGTACAGGCCCGCGACCGCGTCGGCCACCGCCGGCCCGGCCACCTTGGGATCCGCGCCGGCATGGAACATCGACAGCCAGCCGGACGCCGCCTGTCCCACGTTGTCGTAGGCCGGGCGGGAAGCGTACGGTCCGCTGGATCCGAAGCCGGTGATCGCGCAATACACCAGGCGCGGATTGAGCGCCTGCAGCCGCCGCGCGCCCACGCCCAGCTTCTCTTCCACGCCAGGGCGCATGTTCAGGATCAGGGCGTCGGCCCCGGCGACGAGCCGGTCCAGCACGGCCAGGCCTTCCGGTCGCGCATAGTCCAGCGTCAGGCTGCGCTTGTTGCGGTTGTGCGCCTGGAATTGCGGACTGTACAGGCCGCCCTTGAACGACCGGAACGGATCGCCGGCGCCGGGCCGCTCGATCTTGATCACGTCGGCGCCCAGCTCGCCCAGCAGCATGCCGGCCAGCGGCGCGGTGATGAAGTTGCCCAGGTCGAGGACCCGCATGCCATCCAGCACTCTCATCGGGCCGCTCCCAGTTCGGCCTGCAGGAAGCGTCGCGTGCGCGCATGCGCCGCATCGGCATCCTCGGCCGCGCCGCGCGTGTAGAAGCCGTGGTCGGCTTGCGGATAGCGGTGCAGCACGGCACGCGCGGGGGGCACGGACGAGGCCAGGACCGCCTCGATCCGGTCGACAACTTCGGCCGGCGCGTAACGGTCGCGGCCGCCGTAGTGCAGCATCAGCGGGCATCGCAGCGCGGCGACCTCGTCCAGATGCTGCTCGATGCCCACGCCGTAGAAGGCGACCGCGGCATCGATATCCAGACTGGCGGCCGCCCGGTACGCCAGCTTGCCGCCCAGGCACAGCCCCAGCACCGCCACGCGGCCCGAGAAGCCGGGCATGGCACGCACGTGCGCCACCGCTTGCCCGATGTCCTCGATACCGGCGGCCTCGTCGAAACGTTCCAGATACTCGAAGGCCCGCGCCACGCCAGGCTTGTCGTGGGCCAGCTCGACGCCGGGCTCCAGGCGCCAGAACAGGTCCGGCGCCAAGGCCAGGTAGCCCTCCGCCGCATAGCGGTCCGCCACCGCACGGATCGTATCGGTCACGCCGAAGATCTCCTGCAGGACGATCACCGCATGGCCATTGGGAACGGCGGGCACGCTCTTGTAGGCCTGGAAGACGCGGCCATCCGCCGCACGGATCGGTTCGATAGGGGAATGCATGGAGTCCTCGTTGGCGTCAGGCCAGGTAGTTGCCTTTCAGAATCTCGCGCGCGATGGAATTGCGATGGATCTCGGTGGTCCCGTAGCCGATCGACATGCCGCGCGCATCGCGGAAATAGCGCTCGAACGGATATTCCTCGGACAGGCCATAGGCGCCGGCCAGCTGCATGGCCTGGTTCGTGACCCGCACCGCCATTTCGTTGGCGTAGGTCTTGGCGATGGATACCTGGGCCACGGAATGCCGGCCTTGGTCCAGGCTCACAGCGGCCTCGTAGACCAGGGCGCGCGCCGCCTCGATATCGATCGCCATGTCGGCCAGCTTCCATTGCAGGCCCTGGTTGTCCGCCAGCGGCCGGCCGAACTGCACGCGGTCCTTCAGGTGCTGCACCGCTTGGGCCAACGCGGCCTGCGCCAGTCCCAGGCAGATGGGGGGATTGCCGATGATGCGGTCGGCGTCGAGCACCTGCAGCAGGTCGCGCATGCGGCCCGCCGGCAGCAGCAGGTTCTCCGCCGGCACCCTGCAATCCTGGAACACCAGCTCCGCCATGCCCGTGCCGCGCAGGCCCAGCAGGTCCAGGTGGCGGCCCACCGAAAACCCCGGCGTCGCACGCTCTACCAGCACGGCCCCCACGCCCTTCATTCCCGGCTCGTCGGTCAGGCGGACCAGCACCAGGAACACGTCGGCGACCTGCGCACCGCTGCACCACAGCTTGCTGCCGTTGATCACGTAGTGGTCGCCGTTCCTGACCGCCCTCGCCTGCACGTTGCCCACGTCCGAGCCCGCATTGGCCTCGGACATGCTCCAGGCCGCGTACCGCTCCGCCCTGGCGAACGCAGGCAGGTAGCGTTGCTTGATGTCTTCCGATCCGATGTGCAGGATGGCGCGCGGCGTGGCGCCGTCAGTGCAGGAAAACAGCATCGCCGTATTGGCGCACGAACGCGCCAGCTGCTCCACCACCAGCACCGTTTCCAGCAGGCCGAGCCCCGCGCCGCCATACGTCTCGGGCAGGAAGATGCCCGTGTAGCCGTGCTCGGCCAGCACCTTGAGGTTCTCGGCCGGCGGCCGGTATTCCTTGTCCGCACCGGCGGCCGCCGGCGCGAACCGGTCCTGCGCCAATGCGCCCACCGTGTCGCGGATAAGCCGCTGTTCTTCAGTCAGTTCCACTATTCGCCCTTTGCGCCCGTCAGTTTGATGATGCGGCCGTACTTCACCGATTCTTCTTCCATGAAACGCGCGAACGCCTCGGGACCGGACGGCGCCGGCTCGACGCCCAGCTCGGCCAGTTGCTTTTGCAGGTCAGGGCTTTGCAGCGCGCGGCGTATCTCCTCGCTGAGCCGCGCCACGAGCGCGGGCGGCGTCGACGCCGGCGCGACCACGCCGTACCAGGTCATGAATGCGAAATCGGGCAGGCCGGCCTCCGCCACGGTCGGAATGTCCGGCGCGATGGGCGAGCGCTTGGCGCCCGACACCGCCAGGCCGTTCAAGCGGCCGTTGCGCACCTGCGGCAAGCCGGTCGACATGCCGGTGAACATCACATCGACCTGTCCGCCCATCACGTCGGCGAGCGCCGGCGCCACGCCCTTGTAGGGCACGTGCACCAGGTCGATATTCGCCAGCGCACGCAACCATTCCATGGCGAGGTAGTGCGGCGTGCCGTTGCCGATCGAGGCATAGGTAATCTTGCCGGGCCGCGCGCGCGCAGCCTCGATAAGTCCCTTTACCGTGGATGGACCCGTCTTGGGATTCGCGACCAGGATGAAGGGAACGGAAACCAGCTGCGCCACCGGCGCGAAGTCCTTGCGCCAGTCGTAGGACAGCTTTTGTCCGAAGAAATAAGGATTGAGCACGTGCGAGTCGGTCACCAACCCGATCGTGTAGCCATCGCCCGGCGCGCGGGCCACCGCCTCGGTGCCGATGATGGTGCTGGCGCCGGGCCGGTTGTCGATGATGATGGGCTGTCCCAGGCTGTCGGACATCCGCTTGCCGACCGCACGCGCGACGATGTCCGTGCCTCCACCGGCGGGATAGGGCACGATGAAGCGGATAGGCTTGTCAGGCCATTCGGCATGCACCGGATGTGCCGCGTGCGCGCCCAGCAGCAGTCCCAGGGCCACCGCGGCGCGGGCCCATTTTCTTGCGATCGACATGGCGTCTCCTAACGACCGGCGTCGGCCGGCGTCTGGTCCTGGCGGCTGGCTTCCTCTTCGGTGCGCAGCCATATCTCGCGGGCGATGGGATTGCCCTGCTCTTCGACCAGGTGTCCCACCAGGCCGACCGCGCGTCCGATCACGGCGATGCCGCGCGCCGCTTTCCAGGAAATGCCCAGCTCGCAGCACAGGGCGCCGATGGCGCCCGTCGCGTTCACGGGCAGCGGCTTGTCGTAGGCGGCCTGCGCATGGCGTCCGATAGCCTGCATCAGTTCGAGGTAGCGCCCCGCATGGCCCTCCTGCGCGGCCACCTCGAACAACCGCGCCGTGCGGGGGTCCTGCGGCTTGTGCAGGTTGTGTCCGACACCGGGAATGGAGCGGCCCTTCGCGCGAAAGTCGGCCACGATATCGCGTGCCAGCGTGTCGGCG
This genomic interval from Bordetella genomosp. 8 contains the following:
- a CDS encoding Bug family tripartite tricarboxylate transporter substrate binding protein, coding for MSIARKWARAAVALGLLLGAHAAHPVHAEWPDKPIRFIVPYPAGGGTDIVARAVGKRMSDSLGQPIIIDNRPGASTIIGTEAVARAPGDGYTIGLVTDSHVLNPYFFGQKLSYDWRKDFAPVAQLVSVPFILVANPKTGPSTVKGLIEAARARPGKITYASIGNGTPHYLAMEWLRALANIDLVHVPYKGVAPALADVMGGQVDVMFTGMSTGLPQVRNGRLNGLAVSGAKRSPIAPDIPTVAEAGLPDFAFMTWYGVVAPASTPPALVARLSEEIRRALQSPDLQKQLAELGVEPAPSGPEAFARFMEEESVKYGRIIKLTGAKGE
- a CDS encoding citryl-CoA lyase, translated to MNKHNKPIRSGMGRSTPDRIFVQGRDLVKDVIGTLNLGDMAYLEMTGRLPDAHQSRVFNAILVTLVEHGMTPMAIATRLVYLGAPESLQAAVAAGLCGMGTTFAGTAEGAARMLHEAWEQHDGADADTLARDIVADFRAKGRSIPGVGHNLHKPQDPRTARLFEVAAQEGHAGRYLELMQAIGRHAQAAYDKPLPVNATGAIGALCCELGISWKAARGIAVIGRAVGLVGHLVEEQGNPIAREIWLRTEEEASRQDQTPADAGR
- a CDS encoding acyl-CoA dehydrogenase family protein, producing the protein MELTEEQRLIRDTVGALAQDRFAPAAAGADKEYRPPAENLKVLAEHGYTGIFLPETYGGAGLGLLETVLVVEQLARSCANTAMLFSCTDGATPRAILHIGSEDIKQRYLPAFARAERYAAWSMSEANAGSDVGNVQARAVRNGDHYVINGSKLWCSGAQVADVFLVLVRLTDEPGMKGVGAVLVERATPGFSVGRHLDLLGLRGTGMAELVFQDCRVPAENLLLPAGRMRDLLQVLDADRIIGNPPICLGLAQAALAQAVQHLKDRVQFGRPLADNQGLQWKLADMAIDIEAARALVYEAAVSLDQGRHSVAQVSIAKTYANEMAVRVTNQAMQLAGAYGLSEEYPFERYFRDARGMSIGYGTTEIHRNSIAREILKGNYLA